DNA from Saliniramus fredricksonii:
CGTGGTCGACGCCACCGGCAAGGTGGTGGCGACGGATACGGTCTATCCGCACGAGCCGCAAAAGCGCTGGGATGCCGCGCTGGCGAGCCTGTCACGGCTGGTCGAGGCGCATGGTGTCAGCCTCATCGCCATCGGCAACGGCACCGCCTCGCGCGAGACCGACAAGCTCGCGGGTGAACTCGTCGCCGGCATGAAGGGGCGCAAGCTCACGAAGATCGTCGTCTCGGAAGCCGGCGCCTCGGTCTATTCGGCTTCCGCCTATGCCAGCCGCGAATTGCCCGATCTCGATGTCTCGCTGCGGGGCGCCGTTTCGATCGCGCGCAGGCTGCAGGATCCCTTGGCGGAACTCGTCAAGATCGATCCGAAATCCATCGGCGTCGGGCAGTACCAGCACGATCTCGCCGAGCACAAGCTCTCGCGCTCCCTCGATGCGGTGGTGGAGGATTGCGTGAATGCGGTGGGTGTCGAGGTCAACACCGCCTCCGCGCCGCTGCTCGCACGGGTCGCCGGCGTGGGCGAGAGCGTGGCCCGCGCCATCGTCGCGCATCGCGATGCGCATGGGCGGTTTGGCGCGCGCAAGGCGCTGTTGAAGGTGGCGGGGCTGGGGCGCAAGACCTTCGAGCAATGCGCCGGGTTCCTGCGCATCCATGGCGGCGACAATCCGCTCGATGCCTCGGGCGTGCATCCGGAGGCCTATCCGGTGGTCGCGCGCATCATCAAGGGCACGGGCAAGGATCTGCGCGATCTGATCGGCGATGCGGCGACGCTGCGCGGATTGCGGCCCGAGCAGTTTACCGACGACGCGTTCGGTGTGCCCACGGTGGCCGATATCCTCGCCGAGCTTGAAAAGCCGGGCCGCGATCCGCGCCCGGAATTCAGGACGGCACGTTTCGAGGAGGGCGTCGAGACGCTCAATGATCTCAAGCCCGGCATGGTGCTCGAAGGTGTCGTGACCAATGTCGCGGCCTTCGGCGCCTTCGTCGATATCGGCGTGCACCAGGACGGGCTGGTGCATGTCTCGGCCATGGCGAAGACCTTCGTGCGCGATCCGCGCAGCATCGCCAAACCCGGGGACGTGGTGCGGGTGAAGGTGATGGAGGTCGATCTGCCGCGCAAACGCATCGCGCTCTCCATGCGCCTCGATGACGAGATCGGCACGAAGCCGGTGGGGCGGGCCAGCACGGACAATTCTCGTGCCGACAAACCGCGTGCCGACAGACAACAGTCCGACGCTCCCGGTCCCAAGGGCCGCGATGCGAACAAGCGCGATGGTGGCGGTCGCGGTGCGGGTGCGGGTTCAGGTGCGCTCGGTGAAGCGCTCAAACGCGCCGGCTATGATGCGAAAAAGCCGCCGCGTCGCTGATACGCGCGCAAACCTGCGGCTTTCACAGACACGACACGTGGTCTATGGTCGCTCCCGTTTGGCGGGAGCGGCCCGTCGCCGGGGGAGAGGGAGCGATGGTGGATATCGCCACGCGCGTCTATAATCACAACTGGAAGATCGATCCGATCGTGCGTTCGGTGCTCGATACGGATTTCTACAAACTCCTGATGGCGCAGACGATCTTCCGGCGCTATCGCGACGTCGCGGTCACTTTCGGCATCACCAACCGGACCTCCTCTGTGCGTCTGGCCGAACTCATCGACGAGGGCGAGTTGCGCGAGCAGCTCGACCATGTGCGCACGCTGCGGCTCTCGCGCGGCGAATCGACCTGGCTGCGCGGTAATACCTTCTACGGCAAGCGGCAGATGTTCTCGCCGGAATTCATCATCTGGCTCGAGGAATTCCGTTTCCCGGAATACAATCTCGAAAAGCATGACGGGCAGTATGTCCTGACCTTCGAGGGGCCGTGGATCGAGACGACCATGTGGGAGATCCCGGCGCTCGCCATCCTCAACGAATTGCGCTCGCGCAACGTCACCCGGACCATGGGCAAGTTCGAGTTGCAGGTGCTCTATGCCCGCGCCATGGCGCGCGTCTGGGAGAAGGTGCAGGCATTGAAGGCGCTGCCGGGGGTTTCGATCGCCGATTTTGGCACACGCCGCCGCCACAGCTTCATGTGGCAGGACTGGTGCGTGCAGGCGATGATCGAAGGCCTGGGTGATTCGTTTCTCGGCACCTCGAACTGCCTGATGGCCCTGCGCGCCGAGGTCGAGGCGGTGGGCACCAATGCGCATGAACTGCCGATGGTCTACACCGCCCTCGTCGCCGATGACGAGGCGGCGATGAAGCGCGCCCCCTATGCGGTGCTGGCCGACTGGCAGCAGGATTACGACGGCAATCTGCGCGTCATCCTGCCCGATACCTACGGCACCACCAATTTCCTCGCCGACGCGCCGGACTGGGTCTCGCAATGGACCGGCATCCGCGTCGATTCGAAGGAGCCGATCGTCGGCGGCGAGGAGGCGATCCGCTGGTGGCGCGCGCGCGGGCAGGATCCGAAGCAAAAGCTCGCCATTTTTTCCGACGGGCTCGATGTCGAGAGCATCCGGCGCATCTACGGCCATTTCCACGGGCGCATGCGCCTCGGCTTCGGCTGGGGCACGCTGCTGACCAACGATTTCCGCGGTTTCGTCAAGGGTGAGGAACTCGATCCGATCTCCGTGGTGTGCAAGGTCGTCGCCGTGAACGGACGCCCGGCGGTGAAGCTCTCCGACAATCCGACCAAGGCGGTGGGGCCTCCGGAGGAGGTCGAACGCTACCGGCGCGTCTTCGGCATCGAGGAGCAGGCGGCGCAGCCGGTTCTGGTGTGAAGCGGCGCCGAGGTTGGCCCGCCCGCGAGATGGCGGTTAAATATGTGCGATAAATTGCACAAGCGCTTTGCGTGAGTGCTGATCCGCACGAAGCCGACACGGCGTCAGGCGCGCTTCTGCGGAAGGCGCGTGGTTCGGTCTCCCCGAAAAAGTCTTTGGTCTCAGGCGCTTGTTGGTTTTTTGGGATCGTGGGGTATCCGGGGCGCAACAGAGCAATGCGGGGGGCGTCGGGTCTGCAAATTATTATATAAAATAATATTATACATAATAATTTTGATTGATTTAGATAATGCGTCAGCCTAAAATGAATGATTATTTCGATTTTTTCGTGCCAATTTTTCATCGGAGATTACGCATGTCAGAAGGCATTTCCGGCTCCCGCCCGTTTGGCGAACGCTATCGCGACGCTACCGGCCAACAGGGTGACGCACAATTTCCACTCAGCGCGCCGACGGGACCGATGTTCCGTTCCCGGGACCCCGAGAACGAGAGCCCCCGATACGAGCACCATCGACGCTTCAGCCCGTCTCAGCTGCAGCATCTGGAGCAGATGGGAATCCCCAATGACGGCGTCTCCACCGTCTATTTTTCACACGGCGAGCAAGGCGCTCGAGAAGCTTATCAGTTTGCCCGCTACATCAGCGGGGGGCCCAACGGTGCGCCGGCGATTCTCGCAAATGTCCGGGACACCGGAAATCCCGAATTCCAAGGAGAGTTGGACAGATTGAGGCGCGAAGGCGCTGCCACCGACGCGCTGACCGCCGGCCTTTCGATCGGGGCGGGCGGCGCTGCCGCCAGTCGAACAGGCAGTCTTCAGGTCGTATCCGCGAGGCGCTCCGATGGTGGAGGCCACACGCAAGGAAACTCTGGCCCAAATGGCGGCGGATGGAGTTCCGGGCCCGGTCGGCCCGGTGGCGGCGGCGCACCGCGCGGACCGCATGGCGGGGGCGGGACCATGACCGCGACGATGCCTGAAACGCTGCGTGGCGCCGGCGCTCCGCGCGCCCCGGCGGCAAACGTGATCACACCGACGGGTGGCCAGCTCGGAAACACTGCCGGCCCGCAGGCCTCGTTGGTCCAAACGCAGCTCTCCCCGTTCACGAATGCCGCCGCGCAGTTCGCGCTGGGGGATCAGCCCCAAAGGCAGGCAGAAACGCAGAATCCCGGCCTGATCCCCGACGGGCTCGGGCCGCAAGTCGCCACCGGTATCGGTGCGGGCCGCAGGGAAGTGCAGGATACGACGGGCGCGGGGCTCGGCGCGGCTGCGCAGGAACAGCTCAATTCGGGCAGGTCGGGTCAGGGGCCTGCGCAAGGTCGAGAAGGTTTCGGTCTCGCGGATATGGAGGGCGCCCCGCAGGATCCGGTGCATGGCCCTGATGCCGTTGCACGGAACGAGGCAGAAACTGAGCGAAGGCTGGCGGAGTCGGACGCAGCATTCCGGGCGAACCGTGCAGTTGGACAAGCCGTGAATGCTGAACGCTCTGACGAAGTTACCCAAAGACTGAATAATATCAACGCCGGCGGCCGATCGCAGGAGCACGACTTCGTGCGCGCTGGCCGTGTCGTCGACGCGCTGCCCCAAACACTGGGCCCCGAGGGTTTCGCGGCATACGAAGAGATCATGTCCGATCCGATCTGGCGCAGCGCGCTGGAACGTGAGGCCCATAATCCGCGCTTTCTTGATTTCGTCCATGCCATCATCAAGGGCGATATAGAGCCGCGCGTGGCGACCAACCGCCTGAGAAACGACGATCCGGACACGGTCGGCGCGCCGCCGATCACCGGGCTGAGTCGCGGACGCGATTGGGATATCCCGGATGTCGAGCGCCTGCTGCGTCCCAACGAGCAGGATGCCTTCCGGCGCTATGCCGAGGCATTCCCGGATGTCGCGCAGATCGTCTTCGAGGCCGGCTACGATGCCGGCGCCGGCCAGATGCGCGATGCGATCCGTGCCCTCCTCAACGGCGCCTACGGCCAGGACGTGGCCGCATCGCTGCGTTCAGGCGGTCTCGCCGGCGGACGCGGCGGGCCGCCCTTCAACACCAGTCCGTATCCGGGCACCGGTGGGGAATTCCCGGAACCGGAGAACACGCCGGATACGCAGCAGGCCGGTCGCGCGGAGGAACGGCGGCGGATTATCGTGCCGGGTGCGGCGAACGACCAGAAAATTCATCTGCCCTATGCGACCGGTGAAACTGACGACACTGCTCAATCGGCACCGTCCATCATCAGAACGGACCAGCCTGTCGTGGCGGGCCCTGATGAGCCGCAGATCTGGACACCCGGTAGTGCGCAGCCACCGATCAGGACTGAGGAGGATCTCCAAGACCTCGCCAGACAGAGCCGGCAATATCGCGAGGAGACTGGTCGCCCAGTCGGCAATGTGATTACGGCGCTGCTAAATAGAAATTGTGGTCAACTTCCAGATACGATCTGCGATATCCATTCTCACGAAGGACCTGTTGCCCCGGGCTTGGAGGAGCTTCAGAACGGCAGAGTGGGCTATGGTCCGGGATTTGGTTCATATGACCCGCGATTCATGGGCGTGCGTCCTCCGGGTCTGACCGACGAGCAATGGATGGATATGACCGTTGCTCGGCTGATCGCCCAGACCGAATCGATGGGCGGTGGGCAGACGGTATTTTTCCCCGTTGCACCTCGCTTCAGAGAGCGGCCTGAAGGCTCAGATGGCAAACGGCCAGACGGCACACCAGATATGGACTATTATCTGTCGCGAGAATTCATCGATGGGAATCCAAGCGCGCAGACGATCCTCGGTGTCCTGCAGGTCAACTGGGCCGAGGGTACGGTATCGACAAACCAGATGATTAATGATCGATACGGGCATCCTGCGGTGATGCCGATACAAGGCCTTCCCATCCGCGATTTAGAAGAACTGATCGGTCGTTCGATTCCTCGGGGTATAGAGACCATCGAATTCGTGAGCGCGCCGGCGGGCTGTCAGTTGCATTTCAGCGGAACGGAAGTTGATGAAGGCCTGGCCGATAATCTAGCGGCACTTATCCGCCACGAGAACGAAACCCTTGGTACAAACATTATCGCAGAACATCATGTTCTTGGATTGAGTGCAGGGAATCCGCGTGAGGACGGGAGTCATCGCAACATCTATCTCTCATTGGAGGAGCTAACCAAGGCAGAGAAGAGATTTGGCCTTAAGCCCGGGACTCTGAAAGCGCTCTGGGGCGAGACCAATCTTTCCAAAGAGATCGTGCATTCGCTCGGCGGCCAAACGCCGCTCGTCTATAATACCCCGGAAGAAAAAGCCAATCTGACACGCTGGGCGCAGGCCATGGGCGAAACCGGGATGCCCGTCATCATTCATTGTGACAGCGGCACCGCTGCAGAAACCGATCGCCTAAATACGACCGGTAGCCTCTCTGCACTTCGTTTGCCGTCCAATAACGCCAATATCGAATCCCTTATGGAATTCGCCAACAGTGCCCCCGACACGACGATTGTCTGGGCCCATGGCGGTGGGCTCGGCTTTACCGTGCAGATGCCGCCGGATCACCTGGACCAACTGCGCAAGGTTCTCGAAAATGCTCCGAACGTCGTTATTGATATGTCCTGGGATGCGATTCATCCCTATATCGCGGAAGACCCGGCTGGCTGGGCGCGATTGATTGCGGATCACCCGACCCGCTTCATGTTCGGAAGCGACACGATCGCGACCACGCAGAACCCGGCTCCGAACAGCCGCCTGAATGTCGCTGAAAGTTTGCGACGTACGGGTTTGCTCGACGAGCTGGACCGGATTGATCCGGATCTCAAGGAGGCGCTCTTCTCTGAGAACTTCAACACGCACATCACTCCCGGACTTGAGCGGGCGACACAGTTCCGCCTGCACCCCGAGAACGCCGAATGGCTGGAAAACGGAGCCGAAGGGCCGCCGCCTTTCATCTGGCAGCGCGGTGCGGACGGCGAGTACCTCGATCAAATGATCCGCAATCCGGCGCGTGGAGAGTAAGGCTTACTGCCAAAGCGTCCGCGCGACCGGTAATCGATCGGGCAATTCCCGGCCTGACGCCGGCGGTACTCACCGCCGGCGTTTCGCGTTCGTCCCCAGCCTGCCCCTCACCCCGCAATCCGCCCAACCGGATCGCTTGTGAATTCACCTGCGCAGCGCGCGCGTTGCCGTTAGGCTGCCCGAAACGATCACGATCCGGGGGAGAATGCCATGCTGCGCCGTCACGCATTGTCGGAAAACCTTTCGCGCAAAGCCCATATCCGCAAACCCGTGGCGCGCGGTGCGGGTGGCGTCGTGGCCGCGCATCATCGCGTCGCGGCGCAGGTCGGGATCGATATCCTGCGCAAGGGCGGCAATGCGGTCGATGCCGCTATCGCCACCGGTTTCGCCGCCGGCGTGGCCGAGCCCTGGATGAGCGGCATCGGCGGCATCGGCGTGATGCTGGTGCGCGAGGCGCAAAGCGGGCGCATCACGGTGATCGATTTCGGTGCACGCTCGCCGCAGGGGCTCGACCCGGCGGATTTCCCCGTGATTGGCGGTTCCGATTCCGATCTGTTCGGCTGGCCCATGGTCGAGGATAACCGCAACGTCGTCGGCGCGAAGGCGATCGCGGTGCCCGCCATGGTCGCGGGCCACGCGCTCGCGCATGAGCGTTTCGGCTCGATGCCGTGGGCGGATCTGGTGATGCCGGCGGCCG
Protein-coding regions in this window:
- a CDS encoding amidohydrolase family protein, which translates into the protein MNDYFDFFVPIFHRRLRMSEGISGSRPFGERYRDATGQQGDAQFPLSAPTGPMFRSRDPENESPRYEHHRRFSPSQLQHLEQMGIPNDGVSTVYFSHGEQGAREAYQFARYISGGPNGAPAILANVRDTGNPEFQGELDRLRREGAATDALTAGLSIGAGGAAASRTGSLQVVSARRSDGGGHTQGNSGPNGGGWSSGPGRPGGGGAPRGPHGGGGTMTATMPETLRGAGAPRAPAANVITPTGGQLGNTAGPQASLVQTQLSPFTNAAAQFALGDQPQRQAETQNPGLIPDGLGPQVATGIGAGRREVQDTTGAGLGAAAQEQLNSGRSGQGPAQGREGFGLADMEGAPQDPVHGPDAVARNEAETERRLAESDAAFRANRAVGQAVNAERSDEVTQRLNNINAGGRSQEHDFVRAGRVVDALPQTLGPEGFAAYEEIMSDPIWRSALEREAHNPRFLDFVHAIIKGDIEPRVATNRLRNDDPDTVGAPPITGLSRGRDWDIPDVERLLRPNEQDAFRRYAEAFPDVAQIVFEAGYDAGAGQMRDAIRALLNGAYGQDVAASLRSGGLAGGRGGPPFNTSPYPGTGGEFPEPENTPDTQQAGRAEERRRIIVPGAANDQKIHLPYATGETDDTAQSAPSIIRTDQPVVAGPDEPQIWTPGSAQPPIRTEEDLQDLARQSRQYREETGRPVGNVITALLNRNCGQLPDTICDIHSHEGPVAPGLEELQNGRVGYGPGFGSYDPRFMGVRPPGLTDEQWMDMTVARLIAQTESMGGGQTVFFPVAPRFRERPEGSDGKRPDGTPDMDYYLSREFIDGNPSAQTILGVLQVNWAEGTVSTNQMINDRYGHPAVMPIQGLPIRDLEELIGRSIPRGIETIEFVSAPAGCQLHFSGTEVDEGLADNLAALIRHENETLGTNIIAEHHVLGLSAGNPREDGSHRNIYLSLEELTKAEKRFGLKPGTLKALWGETNLSKEIVHSLGGQTPLVYNTPEEKANLTRWAQAMGETGMPVIIHCDSGTAAETDRLNTTGSLSALRLPSNNANIESLMEFANSAPDTTIVWAHGGGLGFTVQMPPDHLDQLRKVLENAPNVVIDMSWDAIHPYIAEDPAGWARLIADHPTRFMFGSDTIATTQNPAPNSRLNVAESLRRTGLLDELDRIDPDLKEALFSENFNTHITPGLERATQFRLHPENAEWLENGAEGPPPFIWQRGADGEYLDQMIRNPARGE
- a CDS encoding Tex family protein, producing the protein MRAATEPAGDTNAVIARRIAQELGVRPEQVSAAVALVDEGSTIPFIARYRKEATGGLDDAQLRDLDERLAYLRDLEKRRAAILESINEQGKLDDALRARLLEAETKARLEDLYLPFKPRRRTKAQIAREAGLEPLADALWGDPSQDPQMRAAAYVDEARGVADAKAALEGARAIIAERLSEDAELIGKLRERYWVEGVLTAKVRAGKEQSGAKFSDYFDYAQPLAKLPAHRVLALYRGEKEEVLDLALRESAEEVVGRIGPMALVIARHCGIRDAGRPGDDWCMQAIGWAWRTRLSLSIELDLRQRLWSAAEDAGVRVFAENLRDLLLAAPAGARVTMGLDPAYRTGVKVAVVDATGKVVATDTVYPHEPQKRWDAALASLSRLVEAHGVSLIAIGNGTASRETDKLAGELVAGMKGRKLTKIVVSEAGASVYSASAYASRELPDLDVSLRGAVSIARRLQDPLAELVKIDPKSIGVGQYQHDLAEHKLSRSLDAVVEDCVNAVGVEVNTASAPLLARVAGVGESVARAIVAHRDAHGRFGARKALLKVAGLGRKTFEQCAGFLRIHGGDNPLDASGVHPEAYPVVARIIKGTGKDLRDLIGDAATLRGLRPEQFTDDAFGVPTVADILAELEKPGRDPRPEFRTARFEEGVETLNDLKPGMVLEGVVTNVAAFGAFVDIGVHQDGLVHVSAMAKTFVRDPRSIAKPGDVVRVKVMEVDLPRKRIALSMRLDDEIGTKPVGRASTDNSRADKPRADRQQSDAPGPKGRDANKRDGGGRGAGAGSGALGEALKRAGYDAKKPPRR
- the pncB gene encoding nicotinate phosphoribosyltransferase; protein product: MVDIATRVYNHNWKIDPIVRSVLDTDFYKLLMAQTIFRRYRDVAVTFGITNRTSSVRLAELIDEGELREQLDHVRTLRLSRGESTWLRGNTFYGKRQMFSPEFIIWLEEFRFPEYNLEKHDGQYVLTFEGPWIETTMWEIPALAILNELRSRNVTRTMGKFELQVLYARAMARVWEKVQALKALPGVSIADFGTRRRHSFMWQDWCVQAMIEGLGDSFLGTSNCLMALRAEVEAVGTNAHELPMVYTALVADDEAAMKRAPYAVLADWQQDYDGNLRVILPDTYGTTNFLADAPDWVSQWTGIRVDSKEPIVGGEEAIRWWRARGQDPKQKLAIFSDGLDVESIRRIYGHFHGRMRLGFGWGTLLTNDFRGFVKGEELDPISVVCKVVAVNGRPAVKLSDNPTKAVGPPEEVERYRRVFGIEEQAAQPVLV